In Bacillota bacterium, one genomic interval encodes:
- a CDS encoding FAD-dependent oxidoreductase: MKTYRYLIVGGGMTADAAVDGIREVDEEGSVGLFSEERFPPYDRPPLSKGLWKGERLEQSWRKPVRPAGVEEHLGVRIVALDPAERRVTDADGNAWGYEQCLLAVGGRPKRLPFGEEAARAGELIYFRTLEDYLQLRWKAAVEGEFVVVGGGFIGAEVAAALAMQGKRVSMIFPETTILERLLPPELGREVNRLYEEKGVRLLTGDVPVEIARRGELLEVRSRNGERLSAGAVVAGLGIAPEEELARGAGLAVEDGIVVDRFLRTSRPGVFAAGDCARFPAPALGEGRKLRVEHEENANAQGRLAGRNMALAATGRAPGAGREDGEGLEPYDYLPFFYSDMFETGYEAVGLLDSRLQTFADWKEPLREGVVYYLDGGRVVGVLDWNVWDAIPQARALIEQGATYPDPSLLRGRVGA; the protein is encoded by the coding sequence ATGAAGACGTACCGGTACCTGATCGTGGGCGGCGGCATGACCGCCGACGCGGCCGTCGACGGGATCCGCGAGGTGGACGAGGAGGGCTCCGTCGGCCTCTTCTCCGAGGAGCGCTTCCCGCCGTACGACCGGCCGCCGCTTTCCAAGGGCCTCTGGAAGGGCGAGCGCCTGGAGCAGAGCTGGCGGAAGCCGGTCCGCCCGGCCGGCGTGGAGGAGCACCTGGGCGTGCGCATCGTGGCGCTCGACCCGGCCGAGAGGCGGGTGACCGACGCCGACGGCAACGCCTGGGGGTACGAGCAATGCCTTCTGGCCGTGGGGGGCCGGCCCAAGCGGCTTCCCTTCGGCGAGGAGGCTGCGCGGGCCGGCGAGCTGATCTACTTCCGCACCCTGGAGGACTACCTGCAGCTCCGCTGGAAGGCGGCGGTGGAGGGCGAGTTCGTCGTCGTCGGCGGCGGCTTCATCGGCGCCGAGGTGGCGGCGGCGCTGGCCATGCAGGGGAAGCGGGTGAGCATGATCTTCCCCGAGACCACCATCCTGGAGCGCCTGCTCCCGCCCGAGCTGGGGCGGGAGGTCAACCGCCTCTACGAGGAGAAGGGGGTCCGCCTCCTGACCGGCGACGTGCCGGTGGAGATCGCCCGCCGCGGCGAGCTGCTGGAGGTGAGGAGCCGGAACGGCGAGCGGCTGAGCGCGGGCGCGGTGGTGGCCGGGCTGGGCATCGCGCCCGAGGAGGAGCTGGCGCGGGGCGCCGGCCTGGCGGTGGAGGACGGGATCGTGGTGGACCGCTTCCTGAGGACGAGCCGCCCGGGCGTCTTCGCCGCCGGCGACTGCGCGCGCTTCCCCGCACCCGCCCTGGGCGAGGGGCGGAAGTTGCGCGTGGAGCACGAGGAGAACGCCAACGCGCAGGGGCGGCTGGCGGGGAGGAACATGGCGCTGGCGGCGACGGGCCGCGCGCCGGGCGCCGGCCGCGAGGACGGCGAGGGGCTGGAGCCCTACGACTACCTGCCCTTTTTCTACTCCGACATGTTCGAGACGGGCTACGAGGCGGTGGGCCTCCTCGACTCCCGCCTGCAGACCTTCGCCGACTGGAAGGAGCCGCTCCGCGAGGGCGTCGTCTACTACCTCGACGGGGGACGGGTGGTGGGCGTGCTCGACTGGAACGTCTGGGACGCCATCCCCCAGGCGCGCGCGCTGATCGAGCAGGGGGCCACCTACCCCGACCCCTCCCTCCTCCGCGGGCGGGTCGGCGCATGA
- a CDS encoding 3-hydroxy-3-methylglutaryl-CoA reductase, which produces MNEALRWPRRNGPEEIAERQALLRERLTWRDAGAREAIFRLPERREGWAEAVECLTAQVTIPVSVVGPLDVEMGAYELDGEGRLREPARRREPVWVPLAQTEGGLAASLQRGAIALAAAGGVRTYVLEDRITRDTCFFFRSSADAIAFARWVEAEAPSMAAWLEATAAGRTAASGLRLGGKPLVSRHAVLREVRTHVVGAYCHVLLRFTTGDACGPNMITRNAFLLAQHYILPRYPATEGAPPEEFVLESNMGGDKKPSFLYFQEGRGKTVLAEATLPERVLRRLLHTDARRMMRLGLAGMHGTIASGMQSMAFTPASVVAALFAATGQDLGMVGTSSMAHATAEEAEGGLHVSIRFPGLEVGTVGGGTGLPHQRAFLEMMGCTGPGSVYRLAQIVAAAALALEISATASMSVPASENFVQAHTERGGQRGSGAVRRAEEAEEVEAR; this is translated from the coding sequence ATGAACGAGGCGTTGCGCTGGCCCCGCAGGAACGGGCCGGAGGAGATCGCCGAGCGGCAGGCGCTGCTGCGCGAGAGGCTGACCTGGCGCGACGCCGGCGCCCGGGAGGCGATCTTCCGGCTGCCCGAGCGGCGCGAGGGCTGGGCCGAGGCGGTGGAGTGCCTGACGGCCCAGGTGACCATCCCGGTCAGCGTGGTCGGGCCGCTGGACGTGGAGATGGGCGCCTACGAGCTGGACGGCGAGGGACGGCTGCGCGAGCCGGCCCGGAGGCGCGAGCCCGTCTGGGTCCCGCTTGCCCAGACCGAGGGCGGGTTGGCCGCCAGCCTCCAGCGCGGCGCCATCGCCCTCGCCGCCGCGGGCGGCGTCCGCACCTACGTCCTGGAGGACCGGATCACGCGCGACACCTGCTTCTTCTTCCGCAGCTCGGCCGACGCCATCGCCTTCGCCCGCTGGGTGGAGGCGGAGGCGCCGAGCATGGCGGCCTGGCTGGAGGCGACCGCCGCCGGGCGGACCGCCGCCTCCGGCCTCCGCCTGGGCGGGAAGCCGCTGGTCAGCCGCCACGCGGTGCTGCGCGAGGTGCGGACGCACGTGGTCGGCGCCTACTGCCACGTCCTCCTGCGCTTCACCACGGGCGACGCCTGCGGGCCGAACATGATCACCCGCAACGCCTTCCTGCTGGCTCAGCACTACATCCTGCCCCGCTACCCGGCGACGGAGGGCGCCCCGCCCGAGGAGTTCGTCCTGGAGAGCAACATGGGCGGCGACAAGAAGCCCAGCTTCCTCTACTTCCAGGAAGGGCGCGGCAAGACCGTGCTCGCCGAGGCGACGCTGCCCGAGCGCGTCCTGCGCCGCCTCCTCCACACCGACGCGCGGCGGATGATGCGCCTGGGCCTGGCGGGCATGCACGGGACCATCGCCAGCGGCATGCAGTCCATGGCCTTCACCCCCGCCTCGGTAGTGGCGGCGCTCTTCGCCGCCACCGGCCAAGACCTGGGCATGGTGGGGACCAGCTCCATGGCGCACGCCACCGCCGAGGAGGCGGAGGGCGGACTGCACGTCTCCATCCGCTTCCCCGGCCTGGAGGTGGGGACCGTGGGCGGCGGGACGGGCCTGCCGCACCAGCGAGCCTTCCTGGAGATGATGGGCTGCACCGGCCCGGGCTCGGTCTACCGGCTGGCCCAGATCGTGGCCGCCGCCGCCCTGGCGCTGGAGATCTCGGCCACCGCCTCCATGTCCGTGCCGGCCAGCGAGAACTTCGTCCAGGCGCATACCGAGCGCGGCGGCCAGCGCGGCTCGGGGGCGGTGCGGCGGGCCGAAGAGGCGGAGGAGGTGGAGGCGCGTTGA
- a CDS encoding alkaline phosphatase family protein, with protein sequence MGRGGIRMRRLPSPWGPGRRAVRRRALLLALLLLATAGCAPAGAPAARRPAPAPGAAPPAASAPQVGATGLEGVPAFSHVLVVVMENQPASALLAPGRTPQLERLMRGGATAVRYYAVAHPSLPNYLFLLGGSTFDVRSDCWFCYVDAPNLVDLLEAAGISWKAYMEGLPSPGWLGPWYPPGDYAGKHDPFRYFQDIRRSPTRLRHLVGFDQLRQDLATGRLPAFAFIVPDLCHDGHDCPLAEADAWLGGFVRQVEASPAWDARSVLFVLWDEGSGADTSGAPGLSPGGGRTLLLALSPLARAGYRSDLPFSHASLLRTVEDAWRLPRLGASASPAVRPLAPLFRDAATAGSAR encoded by the coding sequence ATGGGTCGCGGGGGGATCCGCATGCGCAGGCTTCCTTCGCCCTGGGGCCCCGGGCGGCGAGCCGTCCGCCGGCGGGCGCTGCTGCTCGCCCTTCTCCTGCTGGCCACCGCCGGCTGCGCTCCGGCGGGCGCGCCCGCCGCCCGGCGCCCGGCGCCTGCGCCGGGCGCGGCCCCGCCGGCGGCGTCCGCCCCGCAGGTCGGGGCCACGGGCCTGGAGGGCGTTCCCGCCTTCTCGCACGTGCTGGTGGTGGTGATGGAGAACCAGCCGGCCTCGGCGCTCTTGGCGCCGGGCCGGACGCCGCAGCTGGAGCGCCTGATGCGCGGCGGTGCCACGGCCGTCCGCTACTACGCCGTCGCTCACCCCAGCCTGCCCAACTACCTCTTTTTGCTGGGCGGCAGCACCTTCGATGTGCGCAGCGACTGCTGGTTCTGCTATGTGGACGCCCCCAACCTGGTCGACCTGCTGGAGGCGGCGGGCATTTCTTGGAAGGCGTACATGGAAGGCCTGCCCTCCCCGGGCTGGCTCGGCCCCTGGTACCCGCCCGGCGACTACGCGGGCAAGCACGACCCCTTCCGCTATTTCCAGGACATCCGGCGCTCCCCGACGCGGTTGCGCCACCTGGTGGGCTTCGACCAGCTGCGGCAGGACCTCGCTACAGGCCGGCTGCCCGCCTTCGCCTTCATCGTGCCCGACCTCTGTCACGACGGGCACGACTGCCCGCTGGCGGAGGCCGACGCCTGGCTGGGCGGCTTCGTGCGGCAGGTGGAGGCCTCGCCCGCCTGGGACGCCCGTTCCGTCCTCTTCGTCCTCTGGGACGAGGGTTCCGGCGCCGACACCAGCGGTGCGCCGGGCCTCTCCCCCGGCGGCGGCCGGACGCTTCTGCTGGCCCTCTCGCCGCTGGCCCGCGCCGGCTACCGCTCGGACCTCCCCTTCTCCCACGCCTCGCTCCTGCGCACCGTGGAGGACGCCTGGCGCCTGCCCCGCCTGGGGGCGAGCGCCTCGCCGGCGGTCCGCCCGCTGGCGCCGCTCTTCCGGGATGCGGCGACGGCTGGCTCCGCCCGGTAG
- a CDS encoding antibiotic biosynthesis monooxygenase, translating into MTVITLHYQVQQGRERSFEEAYRKGVSEILIGMAGHRGTRLYRGVEEPRAYLVESEWQDRASLEEALRDPRFQRALAGWRNLGAVVRGPEAREMVALEPVAE; encoded by the coding sequence ATGACCGTCATCACGCTTCACTACCAGGTGCAGCAGGGAAGGGAGCGCAGCTTCGAGGAGGCCTACCGCAAGGGCGTCTCGGAGATCCTCATCGGCATGGCCGGCCACCGGGGGACGCGCCTCTACCGGGGGGTGGAGGAGCCGCGCGCCTACCTGGTGGAGTCGGAGTGGCAGGACCGCGCCTCGCTGGAGGAAGCGCTCCGCGACCCGCGCTTCCAGCGCGCCCTGGCCGGCTGGCGCAACCTGGGGGCGGTGGTGCGCGGCCCCGAGGCGCGGGAGATGGTGGCCCTGGAGCCCGTGGCCGAGTAG
- a CDS encoding EAL domain-containing protein, with product MPVPKYWRGLAEDGREARWARRLGLRVVFQPIVELGGARVHGYEALLRGPRGSAWESPERLFTTARALALERRLDTLALRLALATWHELEPPPPAGSRLFLNVRAGTLLRPEAWELLRRARLPGDRLVLELSEAESHPAAVEAVLRWREGESEAEVAVDDFGSGYSNLLPLMRLRPGYVKFDRALTRLVAGAADVRPVMERLVDLVRQLGGRPVAEGIERPEELERLRQLGIDYGQGWLLGRPAERPPVPG from the coding sequence ATGCCGGTTCCAAAGTACTGGAGAGGTCTCGCGGAGGACGGGCGGGAGGCGCGCTGGGCCCGGCGGCTGGGCCTCCGCGTCGTCTTCCAGCCCATCGTGGAGCTCGGCGGTGCGCGCGTCCACGGGTACGAGGCGCTCCTGCGGGGCCCCAGGGGAAGCGCCTGGGAGTCGCCCGAACGGCTCTTCACCACCGCCCGCGCGCTCGCCCTGGAGCGCCGCCTGGACACCCTGGCCTTGCGGCTGGCGCTGGCGACGTGGCACGAGCTGGAACCTCCTCCCCCGGCGGGGTCGCGCCTCTTTCTCAACGTGCGCGCCGGCACGCTCCTCCGTCCCGAGGCGTGGGAGCTGCTGCGGCGGGCCCGGCTCCCCGGCGACCGGCTGGTGTTGGAGCTCAGCGAGGCCGAGAGCCATCCGGCCGCGGTGGAGGCGGTGCTCCGCTGGCGCGAGGGGGAGTCGGAGGCCGAGGTGGCGGTGGACGACTTCGGCAGCGGCTACTCCAACCTTCTGCCGCTCATGCGGCTGCGGCCGGGCTACGTCAAGTTCGACCGGGCGCTGACCCGGCTGGTCGCGGGCGCGGCCGACGTCCGCCCGGTGATGGAGCGGCTCGTCGACCTGGTGCGGCAGCTGGGCGGCCGGCCCGTGGCCGAGGGGATCGAGCGCCCCGAGGAGCTGGAGCGGTTGCGGCAGCTGGGCATCGACTACGGCCAGGGCTGGCTGCTCGGGCGGCCGGCCGAGCGGCCGCCCGTCCCCGGCTAG
- a CDS encoding DUF1614 domain-containing protein: MPLFLFLILLLALPWLFFSLFAQLSAASFSALGLSPAQSFWLFAGSLAGSVVNLPVWRQTVESPWPPAGLRSLFFYYPPEVREQVVYVNVGGALIPGLFALGLLGTRAPLLPALVDAAVVTLVAERIARPRAGVGIVLPPFIPPLVAVGVALLLVRGADVSPVAYVGGVLGTLVGADLLHLRDVVRGEALALSIGGAGVFDGIFLVGMVAALLGALAQG, translated from the coding sequence GTGCCGCTTTTCCTCTTCCTGATCCTGCTGCTGGCGCTTCCCTGGCTCTTCTTCTCGCTCTTCGCCCAGCTTTCCGCCGCCTCGTTCAGCGCGCTGGGGCTCTCGCCAGCCCAGTCCTTCTGGCTCTTCGCCGGCTCGCTGGCGGGCAGCGTCGTCAACCTCCCGGTCTGGCGGCAGACGGTGGAGAGCCCCTGGCCGCCGGCCGGGCTGCGCTCGCTCTTCTTCTACTACCCGCCCGAGGTGCGCGAGCAGGTCGTCTACGTCAACGTGGGCGGCGCGCTGATCCCGGGCCTCTTCGCCCTGGGCCTCCTGGGCACGCGCGCGCCGCTCCTGCCGGCGCTGGTGGATGCGGCCGTGGTGACGCTGGTGGCCGAGCGGATCGCCCGGCCGCGGGCGGGCGTGGGGATCGTGCTGCCGCCCTTCATCCCGCCTCTGGTGGCGGTGGGAGTGGCCCTCCTGCTGGTGCGCGGCGCCGACGTCTCGCCGGTGGCCTACGTGGGCGGCGTGCTGGGCACGCTGGTCGGCGCGGACCTCCTCCACCTGCGCGACGTGGTCCGCGGGGAGGCCCTGGCTCTGAGCATCGGGGGCGCCGGCGTCTTCGACGGCATCTTTCTGGTGGGGATGGTGGCGGCGTTGCTGGGCGCGCTCGCCCAGGGCTAG
- a CDS encoding SAM-dependent chlorinase/fluorinase, with product MRPILFLSDLGSSEYPGICRAVMAAVAPEARVIDLTHHVPAFDVAAGALAALDAAPYAPPGAVWLAVVDPGVGGRRRAVVLRTGRGDLMVGPDNGLLLPAAAALGGVRGAWSLENPAYRLVRLSSTFHGRDLFAPAAAHLARGVPPEAMGPELEAAGLEPALLPEPRLEAGAEPRLRAAVVLFDPFGSARLRAPARMLGELGVVPGGTVRLEAGGRSWRLPVGRTYADVPEGAPLILEDSSGDILVAVHRGSAREQLGLERGQEVEIRRGGV from the coding sequence ATGCGTCCGATCCTCTTCCTGAGCGATCTCGGGAGCTCGGAGTACCCGGGCATCTGCCGGGCGGTGATGGCGGCGGTCGCCCCGGAGGCGCGCGTCATCGACCTGACCCACCACGTGCCCGCCTTCGACGTGGCCGCTGGCGCGCTGGCGGCGCTGGACGCGGCGCCCTACGCGCCGCCCGGCGCCGTCTGGCTGGCGGTGGTTGACCCCGGCGTGGGCGGCCGGCGGCGCGCGGTGGTGCTGCGCACCGGCCGCGGCGACCTGATGGTGGGCCCGGACAACGGCCTGCTCCTCCCCGCGGCGGCCGCGCTGGGTGGCGTCCGGGGCGCCTGGAGCCTGGAGAATCCGGCCTACCGGCTGGTTCGCCTCTCCTCCACCTTCCACGGGCGCGACCTCTTCGCCCCGGCGGCCGCCCACCTGGCCCGCGGCGTACCGCCCGAGGCCATGGGGCCGGAGCTGGAGGCGGCGGGCCTGGAGCCGGCGCTGCTGCCCGAGCCTCGCCTGGAGGCGGGAGCGGAGCCGCGGTTGCGGGCGGCGGTGGTGCTCTTCGACCCCTTCGGCTCGGCGCGGCTGCGGGCGCCGGCCCGGATGCTGGGGGAGCTCGGCGTCGTGCCGGGCGGGACGGTGCGGCTCGAGGCGGGCGGGCGAAGCTGGCGGCTGCCGGTGGGGCGCACCTACGCCGACGTCCCCGAAGGCGCGCCGCTGATCCTGGAAGACTCGTCCGGCGATATCCTGGTGGCGGTCCACCGCGGCAGCGCCCGGGAGCAGCTGGGGCTTGAGCGCGGCCAGGAGGTGGAAATCCGTCGGGGAGGCGTCTAG